Proteins encoded by one window of Enterococcus faecalis:
- a CDS encoding YycH family regulatory protein, with protein sequence MMKLSEWITRIGLILMVILSIYFSVNIWLNSAKKIPEMKSGSQVTTAVNEKAIGDVYLPLQLIRIADGKAMQSNRETLISNVQNDIKMATFGKLTQVVTKNAEQLKRYNQMEQGIELLYQGPFLISDYASIYNLSINFTNFNELTDQYFTKIQLDFNENKIRFLDYDQSNVYEAPMTVNKARLMGIINKEGLQYQDVSENTLTKQGQCYLTNDMKLKKYSYILASQPVTRFRNAFFNETEDIQTNEDSQDLTYTSKEERLFAEEKLGKIDFKGTLPEENKRDSIYNQSFSYVKRLGTNMGNLRYFDRTKDSVNYRTFVEGFPVFSNDLKGQVDIRITNNDGAAPSVTINTSVNTIQVPIPSEEEVTLESTEKLIKRLETAGAKKEKIQSAVIGYTWQTIEEVKQVVDLSPEWYVLYNNNWYTATDLVKQLPSLEVG encoded by the coding sequence ATGATGAAATTATCAGAATGGATTACAAGAATTGGCTTGATTTTGATGGTCATTTTAAGTATATATTTTTCAGTCAATATCTGGCTGAATTCTGCCAAAAAAATACCAGAAATGAAGTCGGGAAGCCAAGTCACAACAGCTGTCAATGAAAAAGCCATTGGCGATGTCTATTTACCTTTGCAATTGATTCGAATAGCCGATGGAAAAGCGATGCAAAGTAATCGTGAAACATTAATTAGTAATGTTCAAAATGATATTAAAATGGCTACGTTTGGTAAATTGACACAAGTTGTGACAAAAAATGCAGAGCAACTTAAGCGCTACAACCAAATGGAACAAGGCATTGAACTTCTTTATCAAGGTCCCTTTTTAATCTCGGACTATGCTTCGATTTATAATCTATCCATTAATTTTACTAACTTTAATGAGTTGACGGACCAGTATTTTACGAAAATTCAATTGGATTTTAACGAAAATAAGATACGTTTTTTAGATTATGATCAATCCAACGTCTATGAAGCGCCCATGACTGTTAATAAGGCGCGCTTAATGGGAATTATCAATAAAGAGGGATTGCAATATCAAGACGTTTCCGAAAATACGCTAACCAAACAAGGACAATGTTATTTAACCAATGATATGAAGTTGAAAAAGTACAGTTATATCTTAGCTTCGCAACCAGTTACTCGTTTTAGGAATGCTTTTTTCAATGAAACGGAAGATATCCAAACCAATGAAGACAGTCAAGACTTAACCTATACGAGTAAAGAAGAACGATTGTTTGCAGAAGAAAAACTGGGGAAAATCGATTTTAAAGGGACCTTGCCAGAAGAGAATAAACGGGACTCAATCTATAATCAAAGCTTTTCTTATGTAAAACGTTTAGGAACCAATATGGGGAATTTACGTTACTTTGATCGAACGAAAGATAGTGTCAATTATCGGACTTTTGTGGAAGGTTTCCCAGTGTTCAGTAATGATTTAAAAGGCCAAGTGGATATTCGCATCACGAACAACGATGGTGCTGCACCAAGCGTAACCATTAACACAAGTGTGAATACGATCCAAGTGCCGATTCCTTCAGAAGAAGAAGTGACGCTGGAAAGCACGGAAAAATTGATTAAGCGTTTAGAAACGGCTGGTGCTAAAAAGGAAAAAATCCAATCGGCTGTTATCGGTTATACGTGGCAGACAATTGAAGAAGTCAAACAAGTCGTTGATTTAAGTCCGGAATGGTATGTCCTTTATAACAACAATTGGTACACTGCAACGGACTTGGTAAAACAATTACCAAGCTTGGAGGTGGGCTAA
- a CDS encoding DUF1836 domain-containing protein has translation MDEIEKSLQNWGQQLENVHLPRWHELPDIELYMDQVITLIEKYLSPLITLEKHTLLTSSMVNNYVKHGLIPAPVKKRYNQKHLAFLIAITLLKQVLTLPEIKQGILFQGATVGIREAYNLFCQEQERAIYVIAAQAQEKEVQAKSQEPMGIEYLAVKAATMSFATKMFSEKVIELEQEYLKEMDEMTHE, from the coding sequence ATGGACGAGATAGAAAAATCACTACAAAATTGGGGCCAACAATTGGAAAACGTTCATTTGCCAAGATGGCATGAGTTACCAGACATTGAATTATATATGGATCAAGTGATTACTCTGATAGAAAAATACTTATCCCCATTGATTACACTGGAAAAACATACTTTGTTAACGTCCTCAATGGTTAATAATTATGTCAAACACGGGTTAATCCCGGCCCCAGTGAAAAAGCGCTACAATCAAAAGCATTTAGCGTTTTTAATTGCGATTACGTTGTTGAAACAAGTGTTAACATTGCCAGAAATTAAGCAAGGCATTTTATTCCAAGGAGCCACGGTTGGTATTCGTGAAGCGTACAATTTATTTTGTCAAGAACAGGAGCGAGCGATTTATGTGATTGCTGCTCAAGCGCAAGAAAAAGAAGTTCAGGCCAAATCACAAGAACCTATGGGGATTGAATATTTGGCTGTAAAAGCAGCGACAATGTCTTTTGCTACTAAAATGTTTAGTGAAAAAGTGATTGAATTGGAACAAGAATACTTAAAAGAAATGGATGAGATGACACATGAATAA
- a CDS encoding MBL fold metallo-hydrolase: MDSEFAFNISVLASGSTGNSLFIETNQKKVLVDAGLSGKKITSLLAEVNRKPEDLDAILVTHEHRDHIHGVGVLARKYKLDVYANEKTWQAMDPMIGKVDVAQKHIFEMGKVLTLGDMDIESFGVSHDAIAPQFYRFHRNNRSFVVLTDTGYCSDHIRGTIENADAYLVESNHEIEILRAGPYPWSLKQRILGDKGHLSNDDGALVMADVLGDKTKRIYLGHLSKENNTKLHARMAMESTLKQKDLGVGEAFKVYDTDPDSASELFQI; encoded by the coding sequence ATGGATTCAGAGTTTGCTTTTAATATCAGTGTTCTTGCCAGTGGCAGTACAGGCAATTCCCTTTTTATTGAAACCAACCAAAAGAAAGTATTAGTAGATGCGGGTTTAAGTGGCAAAAAAATCACTTCACTGTTAGCAGAAGTCAATCGCAAACCAGAAGATTTAGATGCGATTTTAGTTACACATGAACATCGGGATCACATTCATGGCGTTGGCGTGTTAGCGCGAAAATATAAGTTAGATGTCTATGCCAATGAAAAAACGTGGCAAGCGATGGATCCCATGATTGGCAAAGTCGATGTCGCTCAAAAACATATTTTTGAAATGGGCAAAGTTTTGACCTTGGGAGATATGGACATTGAAAGTTTTGGTGTCTCACATGATGCGATTGCGCCTCAATTTTATCGTTTTCATCGCAATAATCGTTCCTTTGTTGTTCTAACGGATACAGGTTATTGTAGCGATCATATTCGTGGTACGATTGAAAATGCAGATGCTTATTTAGTCGAAAGCAATCATGAAATTGAAATTTTGCGAGCAGGACCTTATCCATGGAGTCTTAAACAACGGATTTTAGGAGATAAAGGCCATTTATCCAATGATGATGGTGCTCTTGTGATGGCGGATGTGTTAGGTGATAAAACAAAACGCATTTATTTAGGTCATCTTAGCAAAGAAAATAATACGAAACTTCATGCGCGAATGGCAATGGAGTCTACTTTGAAGCAAAAGGATTTAGGCGTCGGTGAAGCATTTAAGGTATATGATACAGACCCCGATTCAGCCTCAGAGTTATTTCAAATTTAG
- a CDS encoding TIGR01457 family HAD-type hydrolase — translation MKKDYQGYLIDLDGTIYLGKEPIPAGKRFVEQLQEKDLPFLFVTNNTTKSPETVAQRLANEFDIHVPASLVYTATLATIDYMKETNRGKKVFVIGEAGLIDLILEAGFEWDETNPDYVVVGLDTELSYEKVVLATLAIQKGALFIGTNPDKNIPTERGLLPGAGSVVTFVETATQTKPVYIGKPKAIIMERAIAHLGVEKEQVIMVGDNYETDIQSGIQNGIDSLLVISGFTPKSAVPTLPTPPTYVVDSLDEWTF, via the coding sequence TAGGAAAAGAACCAATTCCAGCCGGAAAACGTTTTGTCGAGCAGTTACAGGAAAAAGATTTGCCTTTTTTATTTGTAACGAATAATACCACTAAATCTCCTGAAACAGTGGCACAACGTTTAGCAAATGAATTTGATATTCATGTCCCAGCATCCCTTGTTTATACAGCGACTTTAGCGACGATTGATTACATGAAAGAAACCAATCGAGGCAAGAAAGTCTTTGTCATCGGCGAGGCTGGTTTAATTGACTTAATTTTAGAAGCAGGTTTTGAATGGGATGAAACAAATCCTGATTATGTTGTCGTGGGACTTGATACAGAATTATCTTACGAAAAAGTGGTTTTAGCTACCTTAGCCATTCAAAAAGGGGCGTTGTTTATTGGGACCAATCCAGATAAGAACATTCCGACAGAAAGAGGCTTATTACCTGGTGCAGGTTCAGTTGTGACGTTTGTGGAGACAGCTACTCAAACAAAACCAGTTTATATTGGCAAACCAAAAGCGATTATCATGGAACGAGCGATTGCGCATTTAGGCGTGGAAAAAGAGCAAGTAATTATGGTTGGAGATAATTATGAAACCGATATTCAATCAGGGATTCAAAATGGTATTGATAGCTTGTTAGTTATATCAGGTTTTACCCCTAAGTCAGCTGTTCCAACTTTGCCAACGCCACCAACCTATGTTGTTGATTCCTTAGATGAATGGACTTTTTGA
- a CDS encoding MIP/aquaporin family protein — translation MCYNSSTKGEFFVKKAIAECLGTFILVFFGTGTAVLGNGMEGIGTTGIALAFGLTIVAAAYSIGTISGAHLNPAVSIGMWLNKRITTMELIYYVVGQIVGGLIASFALLSILKGAGKSIENLGQNGVGELSVAGAMTVEIILTFIFVLVVMTVTSAKKGNASLAGIVIGLTLTMIHLVGIPLTGTSVNPARSIAPAVFAGGSALSELWIFIVAPLIGGLLAALVAKFVLDTEE, via the coding sequence ATGTGTTACAATTCATCTACAAAGGGGGAATTTTTTGTGAAAAAAGCAATAGCAGAATGTTTAGGAACATTTATTCTTGTCTTTTTTGGGACAGGAACAGCCGTTCTAGGAAATGGTATGGAAGGGATTGGAACAACGGGGATTGCCTTAGCATTTGGGTTAACAATCGTTGCTGCTGCCTATAGTATTGGCACAATTTCAGGTGCACATCTAAATCCAGCTGTTTCTATAGGAATGTGGCTTAATAAACGAATAACAACAATGGAACTAATCTACTATGTAGTGGGACAAATTGTTGGCGGCTTGATTGCCTCATTTGCATTATTAAGCATTCTAAAAGGTGCTGGTAAAAGTATTGAGAACTTAGGTCAAAATGGCGTAGGGGAATTAAGTGTTGCTGGTGCAATGACAGTCGAAATTATTTTAACATTTATTTTTGTTTTAGTTGTCATGACAGTTACAAGTGCTAAGAAAGGCAATGCTTCATTAGCAGGAATCGTAATTGGGTTAACACTAACAATGATTCACTTAGTCGGCATTCCTTTGACAGGAACTTCTGTCAACCCAGCTCGTAGCATCGCGCCAGCCGTTTTTGCGGGTGGTTCAGCATTATCTGAGTTGTGGATTTTTATCGTTGCGCCATTAATTGGTGGATTATTAGCCGCTCTTGTAGCTAAATTCGTCTTAGATACGGAAGAATAG
- a CDS encoding two-component system regulatory protein YycI, producing MDFKRIEWIFFLAFLGLNIFLFGIYREGQQEESNVSSSSQTESIESRLEKDNISYKGTLSSERLEGYYLSGEQTNFSAALKIQREKNKNFLRNGLQIADNTLTSVPSKNYFIDPKKIDKDLSTFLNEKNALLFGDEYQYLPEFSHLKEPTAEIVAAQSYKGIPFRDDTAKLSILADTSGELWKISKYSQTHIENIEELRDKTDLYSNRDAIDTLYMNNRIPSNSKITFIKLAYSRIYKIREKNVYVPVWFVGISTGEDSVEIEQVNAVSNTIITNNTVPKVEKH from the coding sequence ATGGATTTTAAACGAATTGAGTGGATTTTCTTCTTAGCGTTTTTAGGATTAAATATCTTTTTATTTGGAATTTATCGGGAAGGTCAACAAGAGGAGAGCAACGTCTCTTCTTCCAGCCAAACAGAATCGATTGAAAGTCGGTTGGAAAAAGATAACATCTCGTATAAAGGGACACTTTCTTCAGAACGATTGGAAGGCTATTATTTAAGTGGCGAACAAACCAATTTTTCTGCTGCTTTAAAAATCCAACGTGAAAAGAATAAAAACTTTTTGAGAAATGGGCTGCAAATTGCGGATAATACTTTAACGAGTGTGCCTAGTAAAAACTATTTTATTGATCCTAAGAAAATTGATAAAGATTTAAGTACCTTTTTAAATGAAAAAAATGCTTTATTATTCGGAGACGAATATCAATACTTACCAGAATTTTCTCATTTAAAAGAGCCGACGGCAGAAATTGTGGCTGCACAATCGTATAAAGGAATTCCTTTTAGAGACGACACGGCAAAATTAAGTATTTTAGCAGATACGTCAGGTGAATTATGGAAAATTAGTAAATATTCGCAAACGCACATTGAAAATATTGAAGAGTTACGGGACAAAACGGATTTATATTCCAATCGTGATGCGATAGACACGCTCTATATGAATAACCGGATTCCTAGTAATTCCAAAATAACATTCATTAAATTGGCCTATTCAAGAATTTATAAAATTCGTGAGAAAAATGTATACGTTCCAGTCTGGTTTGTAGGAATTTCTACTGGTGAAGATTCAGTTGAAATTGAACAGGTGAATGCCGTAAGTAATACCATCATCACAAATAATACTGTGCCAAAGGTGGAAAAACATTAA
- a CDS encoding permease has translation MFQFLPNSVLQMSTIFLSIIIEALPFVMLGCLISGALHVFLTPERVKKVLPKNKFLSICVGSFLGFFFPSCECGIVPIVHQFVKKDVPTHTAFAFMLTAPIINPIVLFSTYVAFSGATKFVIWRVLGSMIVAWVIGIWLAYFRKESILTEKELAQIKEEQVAHTHEHVDEARSFWKNGWSALTHSIDEFFDTGRYLIFGSLLAAIMQTYIPTGALMQLGHSKILAILVMLVIAATLSLCSEADAFIGSSLLSLFGTGPIVAFLVFGPMVDIKNLLMMKRYFKMSFIVQFVLIVALVVTIYAAVV, from the coding sequence ATGTTTCAATTTTTACCAAACTCTGTTTTACAGATGAGCACTATTTTTCTTTCGATTATTATCGAAGCATTGCCTTTTGTCATGTTAGGTTGCTTGATTTCAGGCGCTTTACATGTTTTTTTAACACCAGAACGAGTAAAAAAAGTGTTACCTAAAAATAAATTTTTATCAATTTGTGTAGGTAGTTTCCTAGGGTTTTTCTTCCCTTCTTGTGAATGCGGGATCGTCCCAATTGTGCATCAATTTGTTAAAAAAGATGTACCAACACATACCGCTTTTGCTTTTATGTTAACGGCACCAATCATTAATCCAATTGTGCTATTTTCAACATACGTAGCCTTTAGTGGCGCAACAAAATTTGTGATTTGGCGAGTTTTAGGCAGTATGATTGTCGCGTGGGTTATCGGCATTTGGTTAGCTTATTTTCGAAAAGAATCAATTTTAACAGAAAAAGAGTTGGCGCAGATTAAAGAAGAGCAGGTTGCTCATACGCATGAACACGTTGATGAAGCTCGTTCATTTTGGAAAAACGGCTGGTCAGCGTTAACCCATAGTATTGATGAATTTTTTGATACGGGTCGTTATTTAATTTTTGGTTCTTTGTTGGCAGCAATCATGCAAACCTATATTCCAACTGGTGCGCTTATGCAATTGGGCCATTCAAAGATTTTAGCGATTCTAGTCATGTTAGTCATCGCTGCCACTCTATCACTTTGTTCAGAAGCAGATGCATTTATTGGTTCTTCTCTTTTGAGTTTGTTTGGAACAGGACCAATTGTCGCCTTCCTAGTTTTTGGTCCAATGGTAGATATTAAAAATTTATTGATGATGAAACGTTATTTTAAGATGTCATTCATTGTACAATTTGTTTTGATAGTGGCGCTTGTCGTAACTATTTATGCGGCAGTAGTTTAG
- the yycF gene encoding response regulator YycF — protein sequence MKKILVVDDEKPISEIVKYNLVKEGYEVFTAYDGEEALEKVEEVEPDLIILDLMLPKMDGLEVAREVRKTHDMPIIMVTAKDSEIDKVLGLELGADDYVTKPFSNRELVARVKANLRRGATNAKEAEVTTQSELTIGDLTIHPDAYMVSKRGEKIELTHREFELLYYLAKHIGQVMTREHLLQTVWGYDYFGDVRTVDVTVRRLREKIEDSPSHPTYLVTRRGVGYYLRNPEQE from the coding sequence GTGAAGAAAATTTTAGTAGTTGATGACGAGAAGCCAATTTCAGAGATCGTTAAATATAATTTGGTTAAAGAAGGATATGAAGTATTTACTGCTTACGATGGAGAAGAAGCACTTGAAAAAGTGGAAGAAGTGGAACCAGACTTAATTATTTTAGACTTAATGCTCCCTAAAATGGATGGCTTAGAAGTCGCGCGAGAAGTGCGCAAAACACATGATATGCCAATCATTATGGTGACTGCCAAAGATTCTGAAATTGATAAGGTTTTAGGATTGGAATTAGGAGCCGATGACTATGTAACGAAACCATTTTCAAATCGTGAATTAGTTGCTCGTGTAAAAGCCAATTTACGGCGAGGTGCAACCAATGCGAAAGAAGCCGAGGTGACAACGCAATCTGAATTAACGATTGGTGATTTAACCATTCATCCTGATGCATACATGGTCTCAAAACGGGGTGAAAAAATTGAATTAACCCACCGTGAATTTGAGTTACTTTATTACTTAGCAAAACATATCGGACAAGTGATGACTCGTGAACATTTATTACAAACCGTTTGGGGTTATGATTATTTTGGTGATGTGCGGACAGTGGACGTAACCGTACGTCGTTTAAGAGAAAAAATTGAAGATAGTCCAAGTCATCCAACGTATTTAGTTACTCGTCGTGGGGTTGGTTATTATCTAAGAAATCCTGAACAGGAGTAA
- the walK gene encoding cell wall metabolism sensor histidine kinase WalK: protein MKKKVHFFQSVNFKIALSFILLLLIAIQIIGGYFIRELEATTISDFKKNMDSQVVQLSNTLSTQMSNKDLERSDVDANLKKALSDFSNADISEARIVDDKGIIRATNDLNQQNIIGKKNDYRDLNDFTSKKYQALDNDKRVYVNVQPIQSPTGETVIGVLYVKSNLENKYQEITNTASIFFTASIIAAAISIIVTLLIARSITKPIGEMREQAIRIARGDYAGKVEVHGKDELGQLAETFNQLSERIEEAQETMEAERNRLDSVLTHMTDGVIATDRRGKVITINEMALSLLNVKNENVIGTSLLELLDIEEDYTLRKLLEEPDELLIDRSTSDREEDQMIIRVDFTMIRRESGFITGLVCVLHDVTEQEKNERERREFVSNVSHELRTPLTSMRSYIEALSEGAWENPEIAPNFLKVTLEETDRMIRMINDLLNLSRMDSGNTHLQLEYVNFNELINFVLDRFDMMIENEQKNYKIRREFTKRDLWVELDTDKVIQVFDNILNNAIKYSPDGGVITCRLVETHNNVVFSISDQGLGIPKKDLGKVFERFYRVDKARARAQGGTGLGLAISKEVIRAHNGSIWVESTEGEGSTFYISLPYEPYEEDWWE, encoded by the coding sequence ATGAAGAAAAAAGTTCACTTTTTTCAATCTGTTAATTTTAAGATTGCTTTATCATTTATTCTGCTGTTACTGATTGCGATTCAAATCATTGGTGGCTACTTCATTCGTGAATTGGAAGCCACTACAATTTCCGATTTTAAGAAAAATATGGATTCCCAGGTTGTCCAATTGTCAAATACGTTAAGCACGCAGATGAGCAATAAAGATCTCGAACGTAGTGACGTTGATGCAAATTTAAAAAAAGCGTTATCTGATTTTTCAAATGCAGACATTTCTGAAGCGAGAATTGTCGATGATAAAGGGATTATTCGGGCAACCAATGATTTAAATCAACAAAATATTATTGGGAAAAAGAATGATTATCGTGATTTAAATGACTTTACGAGTAAAAAATATCAAGCTTTAGATAATGATAAACGCGTGTATGTGAATGTCCAGCCGATTCAATCGCCTACTGGAGAAACAGTGATTGGTGTCCTTTATGTGAAAAGTAATTTAGAAAATAAATACCAAGAAATTACTAACACAGCAAGTATCTTTTTCACTGCTTCTATTATTGCCGCAGCAATCTCGATTATTGTGACCCTACTGATTGCACGATCAATCACGAAGCCGATTGGTGAAATGCGCGAGCAAGCCATTCGAATCGCTCGTGGTGATTACGCTGGAAAAGTAGAAGTCCATGGAAAAGATGAATTAGGCCAATTAGCAGAAACATTTAATCAATTATCAGAACGGATTGAAGAAGCACAAGAAACAATGGAAGCAGAAAGAAATCGTTTAGATAGTGTCTTAACGCATATGACAGATGGTGTCATTGCGACGGATCGCCGCGGAAAGGTGATTACGATTAATGAGATGGCCCTTTCATTATTAAATGTAAAAAATGAAAATGTGATTGGGACCTCGTTATTAGAGTTGTTAGATATTGAAGAAGATTACACATTGCGGAAGCTGTTAGAAGAGCCAGATGAACTGCTGATTGATCGCTCAACGTCTGATCGTGAAGAAGACCAAATGATTATCCGGGTAGACTTTACGATGATTCGTCGGGAATCAGGATTTATTACTGGCTTAGTTTGCGTACTTCATGACGTCACAGAACAGGAAAAAAACGAACGGGAAAGACGGGAATTTGTTTCCAATGTTTCTCATGAGTTGCGAACGCCTTTGACAAGTATGCGTAGTTATATAGAGGCTTTGAGTGAAGGAGCTTGGGAAAACCCTGAGATTGCGCCGAATTTCTTAAAAGTCACGTTAGAAGAAACCGACCGGATGATTCGTATGATTAATGATTTGTTAAATTTATCTCGGATGGACTCTGGGAATACACATCTTCAATTAGAGTATGTGAATTTTAACGAATTGATTAATTTTGTCTTGGATCGCTTTGATATGATGATTGAAAATGAGCAAAAAAATTACAAAATTCGCCGTGAATTTACTAAACGCGATTTATGGGTAGAGTTAGATACAGACAAAGTAATTCAGGTTTTTGACAACATTTTGAACAATGCGATTAAGTATTCGCCAGATGGCGGCGTCATTACCTGCCGACTAGTTGAAACACATAATAATGTCGTCTTTAGTATCTCGGACCAAGGTTTGGGCATCCCTAAAAAAGATCTCGGGAAAGTCTTCGAGCGTTTTTATCGTGTGGATAAAGCACGTGCGCGAGCACAAGGTGGGACTGGTTTAGGTTTAGCAATTTCTAAAGAAGTAATTCGGGCCCATAACGGGAGTATTTGGGTGGAAAGTACAGAAGGTGAAGGATCAACTTTCTATATTTCACTACCATATGAACCTTATGAAGAGGATTGGTGGGAATGA
- a CDS encoding TIGR01906 family membrane protein, with protein MDFLSMMRSKLRLRETLGLICLFLTIVALSITITINFRPLYLFDIQHLNILKDVEVDRVTLIKNYDHLMMYLNNPFEKTLVFPDFPMSDSAAFHFYEVKKLFLLCYGVLLVTLMPSVLYLKYLVKNQRLWTLIRPFQWGMFLPVLFGFFMLIGFDQFFIAFHGLFFNNDAWLFNPLTDPIINALPEAYFMHCFILFFVLLEGLFLIGVLIGKRSLKK; from the coding sequence ATGGACTTTTTGAGTATGATGAGGTCGAAATTGCGTTTAAGGGAAACACTTGGACTCATTTGTTTGTTTTTAACGATTGTGGCTTTAAGTATCACGATCACGATTAATTTTCGTCCATTGTATCTTTTTGATATCCAACACTTAAATATTTTAAAAGACGTAGAGGTTGATCGTGTGACCTTGATTAAAAATTACGATCATTTAATGATGTACTTAAACAATCCTTTTGAAAAAACATTAGTATTTCCTGATTTTCCAATGTCTGATAGCGCGGCTTTTCATTTTTATGAAGTGAAAAAATTGTTTTTATTGTGCTATGGCGTATTACTAGTTACGTTGATGCCTAGTGTCCTTTATTTAAAATATTTGGTAAAAAATCAGCGTTTATGGACATTGATACGGCCATTTCAGTGGGGAATGTTTTTGCCTGTGCTTTTTGGCTTTTTCATGCTGATTGGCTTTGATCAATTTTTTATTGCGTTTCATGGATTATTTTTTAACAACGATGCTTGGTTATTTAATCCGCTGACTGATCCGATTATCAATGCCTTGCCTGAAGCCTACTTTATGCATTGTTTTATCTTGTTTTTTGTTTTATTAGAAGGCCTGTTTTTGATAGGTGTTTTAATCGGAAAACGTTCTTTAAAAAAATAA
- a CDS encoding DegV family protein, whose translation MNKEKIALLVDSGTDVPEALVKQYGMYVLPLQIIYPEKTYTDKVDITPEEVYQRLEKEIPSTSLPDGATIQAIFDKIKEVGYEKVLAVTISSGLSGTYNVVRLLGEQTEGLDVFVLDTKNIGIGAGIQAIRAAELIETGLGWQELQQKLTEEVANAKVFFNVATLEYLQKGGRIGLVTSILGNALKLNPIISCNEEGIYYTVAKSRGRKKSLDKTFELVTNFIGEAPRFRLAVAHGAAEEEAKAMMERLKAAFPQAEEIYFGTISPALVVHTGPGLLGVGIQLLND comes from the coding sequence ATGAATAAAGAAAAGATCGCACTACTGGTTGATTCTGGGACAGATGTTCCAGAGGCATTAGTCAAACAATACGGCATGTATGTCTTGCCTTTACAGATTATTTATCCTGAAAAAACCTATACAGATAAGGTAGATATTACACCAGAAGAAGTGTATCAACGTTTAGAGAAAGAAATCCCTAGTACTTCATTACCTGATGGTGCAACAATCCAAGCTATTTTTGACAAAATTAAAGAAGTGGGTTACGAAAAAGTCTTAGCGGTGACCATTTCTAGTGGTTTAAGTGGAACGTATAATGTGGTTCGCTTGCTTGGAGAACAAACCGAAGGACTAGATGTATTTGTTTTAGATACAAAGAACATTGGTATCGGGGCTGGCATTCAGGCGATACGAGCAGCAGAATTAATTGAAACAGGATTAGGATGGCAAGAATTACAACAAAAATTAACAGAAGAAGTAGCCAACGCAAAAGTATTTTTTAATGTAGCCACTTTAGAATATCTACAAAAAGGTGGACGAATTGGTTTAGTCACTTCTATTTTAGGGAATGCGCTAAAATTAAACCCCATTATTTCTTGTAATGAAGAAGGCATTTACTATACGGTGGCTAAGTCTCGCGGCCGTAAAAAAAGTCTTGATAAAACGTTTGAGTTGGTGACGAACTTTATAGGTGAGGCACCCCGTTTCCGTTTGGCAGTCGCTCACGGTGCGGCAGAGGAAGAAGCAAAAGCAATGATGGAACGCTTGAAAGCAGCTTTTCCACAAGCAGAAGAAATTTACTTTGGAACAATTAGTCCGGCATTAGTTGTTCATACAGGACCAGGACTTTTAGGTGTTGGCATACAGTTATTAAATGATTAA